The Synchiropus splendidus isolate RoL2022-P1 chromosome 1, RoL_Sspl_1.0, whole genome shotgun sequence genome includes a window with the following:
- the LOC128757801 gene encoding neuronal acetylcholine receptor subunit alpha-2-like isoform X4, producing MRTVFLFPPVHRQMHWIYCLHCWIIVSAKVVAEDWTTVNPEDELFRRLFESYNKLSRPVRNSSDVVIVKFGMSIAQLIDVDEKNQMMTTNVWMKQEWMDYKLQWNPSDFDNLTSIRVPSELIWVPDIVLYNNADGEFAVTRMTKAHLFHTGQVVWVPPAIYKSSCSIDVTFFPFDQQSCKMKFGSWSFDRSKIDLEPYENTVDFMHYWESGEWAIVDAVANYNTKKYDCCHDIYPDITFYFIIRRLPLFYTINLIIPCLLISCLTVLVFYLPSDCGEKITLCISVLLSLTVFLLLITEIIPSTSLVIPLIGEYLLFTMIFVTLSIVITVFVLNVHHRSSATHTMPPWVQKLFLQEIPRWLCMKRPHHGVRAARRRRLNKKLFQFHSAASCHSPSIWNTEESHVELNRFNSDQVCSCSCHRHSSARDEDTHINADNRDDPLSFGTTGRSRIPPHQVLSHLSLNKERPPQEAGSRRRPSVLELPRAVVSALEGMTYIAEHLRAEDSDSSVKEDWKYVAMVVDRIFLWMFIIVCLLGTIGLFLPPWLSGMM from the exons ATGAGGACGGTGTTTTTATTCCCGCCTGTGCATCGTCAAATGCATTGGATTTACTGTCTTCACTGCTGGATCATCGTCAGCGCCA AAGTTGTGGCTGAAGACTGGACCACCGTTAACCCGGAGGACGAGCTTTTCAGGAGGCTGTTTGAGAGCTACAACAAATTGAGTCGTCCTGTTCGAAACAGCAGCGATGTGGTCATAGTCAAGTTTGGAATGTCCATCGCGCAGCTCATCGATGTG GATGAGAAAAATCAGATGATGACAACTAATGTGTGGATGAAGCAG GAATGGATGGATTATAAACTTCAGTGGAATCCATCAGATTTCGACAACTTGACTTCCATTAGAGTTCCATCCGAGCTCATCTGGGTGCCGGACATTGTGCTGTACAACAA CGCTGATGGAGAGTTTGCTGTCACACGCATGACGAAGGCCCACCTGTTCCACACTGGGCAGGTCGTCTGGGTGCCGCCCGCCATCTACAAGTCCTCCTGCTCCATTGATGTCACCTTCTTCCCCTTCGATCAGCAGAGCTGCAAGATGAAGTTCGGCTCATGGTCCTTCGATCGATCCAAGATTGATCTGGAGCCTTATGAGAACACTGTTGACTTCATG CACTACTGGGAGAGCGGAGAGTGGGCGATTGTGGATGCAGTGGCCAACTATAACACCAAGAAGTACGACTGCTGCCACGATATCTACCCTGACATCACTTTCTACTTCATCATCCGCCGCCTGCCACTTTTCTACACCATCAACCTCATCATTCCCTGCCTGCTCATCTCCTGCCTGACCGTCCTGGTCTTCTATCTCCCGTCTGACTGCGGCGAGAAGATCACTCTGTGCATCTCCGTGCTCCTGTCGCTGACCgtcttcctgctgctcatcacCGAGATCATCCCATCGACATCGCTGGTCATACCGCTGATCGGGGAGTACCTCCTCTTCACCATGATCTTCGTCACCTTGTCGATAGTCATCACAGTGTTCGTGCTCAACGTGCATCACAGGTCATCTGCTACTCATACCATGCCCCCTTGGGTTCAGAAGCTGTTCCTGCAGGAGATCCCACGTTGGCTGTGCATGAAGAGGCCGCATCACGGAGTCAGGGCTGCAAG GCGGCGCCGTCTGAATAAAAAGCTCTTTCAATTCCATTCTGCTGCTTCCTGCCACAGCCCTTCCATCTGGAACACAGAGGAGTCTCATGTTGAGCTCAACCGTTTCAACAGTGACCAAGTCTGCTCCTGCAGTTGCCACCGTCACAGCTCAGCACGAGATGAGGACACGCACATCAACGCCGACAACAGGGATGATCCACTGAGCTTTGGGACGACAGGACGGTCAAGGATTCCCCCTCATCAGGTCCTCAGTCACTTGAGCTTGAATAAGGAGCGCCCACCCCAGGAGGCAGGTTCCAGAAGGAGGCCCTCGGTGCTGGAGTTGCCCCGTGCCGTGGTGTCAGCACTTGAGGGAATGACCTACATCGCTGAACATTTGAGGGCAGAAGATTCAGACTCTTCG gTGAAGGAGGACTGGAAGTATGTAGCTATGGTTGTTGACCGGATCTTCCTATGGATGTTCATCATAGTGTGTCTGTTGGGCACCATCGGCCTTTTCCTGCCACCATGGCTCTCTGGAATGATGTGA
- the LOC128757801 gene encoding neuronal acetylcholine receptor subunit alpha-2-like isoform X1 has product MRTVFLFPPVHRQMHWIYCLHCWIIVSAKVVAEDWTTVNPEDELFRRLFESYNKLSRPVRNSSDVVIVKFGMSIAQLIDVDEKNQMMTTNVWMKQVTIFFGFQQESYGDHLSNSNNAFQEWMDYKLQWNPSDFDNLTSIRVPSELIWVPDIVLYNNADGEFAVTRMTKAHLFHTGQVVWVPPAIYKSSCSIDVTFFPFDQQSCKMKFGSWSFDRSKIDLEPYENTVDFMHYWESGEWAIVDAVANYNTKKYDCCHDIYPDITFYFIIRRLPLFYTINLIIPCLLISCLTVLVFYLPSDCGEKITLCISVLLSLTVFLLLITEIIPSTSLVIPLIGEYLLFTMIFVTLSIVITVFVLNVHHRSSATHTMPPWVQKLFLQEIPRWLCMKRPHHGVRAARRRRLNKKLFQFHSAASCHSPSIWNTEESHVELNRFNSDQVCSCSCHRHSSARDEDTHINADNRDDPLSFGTTGRSRIPPHQVLSHLSLNKERPPQEAGSRRRPSVLELPRAVVSALEGMTYIAEHLRAEDSDSSVKEDWKYVAMVVDRIFLWMFIIVCLLGTIGLFLPPWLSGMM; this is encoded by the exons ATGAGGACGGTGTTTTTATTCCCGCCTGTGCATCGTCAAATGCATTGGATTTACTGTCTTCACTGCTGGATCATCGTCAGCGCCA AAGTTGTGGCTGAAGACTGGACCACCGTTAACCCGGAGGACGAGCTTTTCAGGAGGCTGTTTGAGAGCTACAACAAATTGAGTCGTCCTGTTCGAAACAGCAGCGATGTGGTCATAGTCAAGTTTGGAATGTCCATCGCGCAGCTCATCGATGTG GATGAGAAAAATCAGATGATGACAACTAATGTGTGGATGAAGCAGGTGACTATtttctttggatttcaacaggAATCATATGGCGACCATTTGTCAAATAGCAACAATGCATTTCAGGAATGGATGGATTATAAACTTCAGTGGAATCCATCAGATTTCGACAACTTGACTTCCATTAGAGTTCCATCCGAGCTCATCTGGGTGCCGGACATTGTGCTGTACAACAA CGCTGATGGAGAGTTTGCTGTCACACGCATGACGAAGGCCCACCTGTTCCACACTGGGCAGGTCGTCTGGGTGCCGCCCGCCATCTACAAGTCCTCCTGCTCCATTGATGTCACCTTCTTCCCCTTCGATCAGCAGAGCTGCAAGATGAAGTTCGGCTCATGGTCCTTCGATCGATCCAAGATTGATCTGGAGCCTTATGAGAACACTGTTGACTTCATG CACTACTGGGAGAGCGGAGAGTGGGCGATTGTGGATGCAGTGGCCAACTATAACACCAAGAAGTACGACTGCTGCCACGATATCTACCCTGACATCACTTTCTACTTCATCATCCGCCGCCTGCCACTTTTCTACACCATCAACCTCATCATTCCCTGCCTGCTCATCTCCTGCCTGACCGTCCTGGTCTTCTATCTCCCGTCTGACTGCGGCGAGAAGATCACTCTGTGCATCTCCGTGCTCCTGTCGCTGACCgtcttcctgctgctcatcacCGAGATCATCCCATCGACATCGCTGGTCATACCGCTGATCGGGGAGTACCTCCTCTTCACCATGATCTTCGTCACCTTGTCGATAGTCATCACAGTGTTCGTGCTCAACGTGCATCACAGGTCATCTGCTACTCATACCATGCCCCCTTGGGTTCAGAAGCTGTTCCTGCAGGAGATCCCACGTTGGCTGTGCATGAAGAGGCCGCATCACGGAGTCAGGGCTGCAAG GCGGCGCCGTCTGAATAAAAAGCTCTTTCAATTCCATTCTGCTGCTTCCTGCCACAGCCCTTCCATCTGGAACACAGAGGAGTCTCATGTTGAGCTCAACCGTTTCAACAGTGACCAAGTCTGCTCCTGCAGTTGCCACCGTCACAGCTCAGCACGAGATGAGGACACGCACATCAACGCCGACAACAGGGATGATCCACTGAGCTTTGGGACGACAGGACGGTCAAGGATTCCCCCTCATCAGGTCCTCAGTCACTTGAGCTTGAATAAGGAGCGCCCACCCCAGGAGGCAGGTTCCAGAAGGAGGCCCTCGGTGCTGGAGTTGCCCCGTGCCGTGGTGTCAGCACTTGAGGGAATGACCTACATCGCTGAACATTTGAGGGCAGAAGATTCAGACTCTTCG gTGAAGGAGGACTGGAAGTATGTAGCTATGGTTGTTGACCGGATCTTCCTATGGATGTTCATCATAGTGTGTCTGTTGGGCACCATCGGCCTTTTCCTGCCACCATGGCTCTCTGGAATGATGTGA
- the LOC128757801 gene encoding neuronal acetylcholine receptor subunit alpha-2-like isoform X3, which produces MRTVFLFPPVHRQMHWIYCLHCWIIVSAKVVAEDWTTVNPEDELFRRLFESYNKLSRPVRNSSDVVIVKFGMSIAQLIDVDEKNQMMTTNVWMKQVTIFFGFQQESYGDHLSNSNNAFQEWMDYKLQWNPSDFDNLTSIRVPSELIWVPDIVLYNNADGEFAVTRMTKAHLFHTGQVVWVPPAIYKSSCSIDVTFFPFDQQSCKMKFGSWSFDRSKIDLEPYENTVDFMHYWESGEWAIVDAVANYNTKKYDCCHDIYPDITFYFIIRRLPLFYTINLIIPCLLISCLTVLVFYLPSDCGEKITLCISVLLSLTVFLLLITEIIPSTSLVIPLIGEYLLFTMIFVTLSIVITVFVLNVHHRSSATHTMPPWVQKLFLQEIPRWLCMKRPHHGVRAASPSIWNTEESHVELNRFNSDQVCSCSCHRHSSARDEDTHINADNRDDPLSFGTTGRSRIPPHQVLSHLSLNKERPPQEAGSRRRPSVLELPRAVVSALEGMTYIAEHLRAEDSDSSVKEDWKYVAMVVDRIFLWMFIIVCLLGTIGLFLPPWLSGMM; this is translated from the exons ATGAGGACGGTGTTTTTATTCCCGCCTGTGCATCGTCAAATGCATTGGATTTACTGTCTTCACTGCTGGATCATCGTCAGCGCCA AAGTTGTGGCTGAAGACTGGACCACCGTTAACCCGGAGGACGAGCTTTTCAGGAGGCTGTTTGAGAGCTACAACAAATTGAGTCGTCCTGTTCGAAACAGCAGCGATGTGGTCATAGTCAAGTTTGGAATGTCCATCGCGCAGCTCATCGATGTG GATGAGAAAAATCAGATGATGACAACTAATGTGTGGATGAAGCAGGTGACTATtttctttggatttcaacaggAATCATATGGCGACCATTTGTCAAATAGCAACAATGCATTTCAGGAATGGATGGATTATAAACTTCAGTGGAATCCATCAGATTTCGACAACTTGACTTCCATTAGAGTTCCATCCGAGCTCATCTGGGTGCCGGACATTGTGCTGTACAACAA CGCTGATGGAGAGTTTGCTGTCACACGCATGACGAAGGCCCACCTGTTCCACACTGGGCAGGTCGTCTGGGTGCCGCCCGCCATCTACAAGTCCTCCTGCTCCATTGATGTCACCTTCTTCCCCTTCGATCAGCAGAGCTGCAAGATGAAGTTCGGCTCATGGTCCTTCGATCGATCCAAGATTGATCTGGAGCCTTATGAGAACACTGTTGACTTCATG CACTACTGGGAGAGCGGAGAGTGGGCGATTGTGGATGCAGTGGCCAACTATAACACCAAGAAGTACGACTGCTGCCACGATATCTACCCTGACATCACTTTCTACTTCATCATCCGCCGCCTGCCACTTTTCTACACCATCAACCTCATCATTCCCTGCCTGCTCATCTCCTGCCTGACCGTCCTGGTCTTCTATCTCCCGTCTGACTGCGGCGAGAAGATCACTCTGTGCATCTCCGTGCTCCTGTCGCTGACCgtcttcctgctgctcatcacCGAGATCATCCCATCGACATCGCTGGTCATACCGCTGATCGGGGAGTACCTCCTCTTCACCATGATCTTCGTCACCTTGTCGATAGTCATCACAGTGTTCGTGCTCAACGTGCATCACAGGTCATCTGCTACTCATACCATGCCCCCTTGGGTTCAGAAGCTGTTCCTGCAGGAGATCCCACGTTGGCTGTGCATGAAGAGGCCGCATCACGGAGTCAGGGCTGCAAG CCCTTCCATCTGGAACACAGAGGAGTCTCATGTTGAGCTCAACCGTTTCAACAGTGACCAAGTCTGCTCCTGCAGTTGCCACCGTCACAGCTCAGCACGAGATGAGGACACGCACATCAACGCCGACAACAGGGATGATCCACTGAGCTTTGGGACGACAGGACGGTCAAGGATTCCCCCTCATCAGGTCCTCAGTCACTTGAGCTTGAATAAGGAGCGCCCACCCCAGGAGGCAGGTTCCAGAAGGAGGCCCTCGGTGCTGGAGTTGCCCCGTGCCGTGGTGTCAGCACTTGAGGGAATGACCTACATCGCTGAACATTTGAGGGCAGAAGATTCAGACTCTTCG gTGAAGGAGGACTGGAAGTATGTAGCTATGGTTGTTGACCGGATCTTCCTATGGATGTTCATCATAGTGTGTCTGTTGGGCACCATCGGCCTTTTCCTGCCACCATGGCTCTCTGGAATGATGTGA
- the LOC128757801 gene encoding neuronal acetylcholine receptor subunit alpha-2-like isoform X2 encodes MHWIYCLHCWIIVSAIVAEDWTTVNPEDELFRRLFESYNKLSRPVRNSSDVVIVKFGMSIAQLIDVDEKNQMMTTNVWMKQVTIFFGFQQESYGDHLSNSNNAFQEWMDYKLQWNPSDFDNLTSIRVPSELIWVPDIVLYNNADGEFAVTRMTKAHLFHTGQVVWVPPAIYKSSCSIDVTFFPFDQQSCKMKFGSWSFDRSKIDLEPYENTVDFMHYWESGEWAIVDAVANYNTKKYDCCHDIYPDITFYFIIRRLPLFYTINLIIPCLLISCLTVLVFYLPSDCGEKITLCISVLLSLTVFLLLITEIIPSTSLVIPLIGEYLLFTMIFVTLSIVITVFVLNVHHRSSATHTMPPWVQKLFLQEIPRWLCMKRPHHGVRAARRRRLNKKLFQFHSAASCHSPSIWNTEESHVELNRFNSDQVCSCSCHRHSSARDEDTHINADNRDDPLSFGTTGRSRIPPHQVLSHLSLNKERPPQEAGSRRRPSVLELPRAVVSALEGMTYIAEHLRAEDSDSSVKEDWKYVAMVVDRIFLWMFIIVCLLGTIGLFLPPWLSGMM; translated from the exons ATGCATTGGATTTACTGTCTTCACTGCTGGATCATCGTCAGCGCCA TTGTGGCTGAAGACTGGACCACCGTTAACCCGGAGGACGAGCTTTTCAGGAGGCTGTTTGAGAGCTACAACAAATTGAGTCGTCCTGTTCGAAACAGCAGCGATGTGGTCATAGTCAAGTTTGGAATGTCCATCGCGCAGCTCATCGATGTG GATGAGAAAAATCAGATGATGACAACTAATGTGTGGATGAAGCAGGTGACTATtttctttggatttcaacaggAATCATATGGCGACCATTTGTCAAATAGCAACAATGCATTTCAGGAATGGATGGATTATAAACTTCAGTGGAATCCATCAGATTTCGACAACTTGACTTCCATTAGAGTTCCATCCGAGCTCATCTGGGTGCCGGACATTGTGCTGTACAACAA CGCTGATGGAGAGTTTGCTGTCACACGCATGACGAAGGCCCACCTGTTCCACACTGGGCAGGTCGTCTGGGTGCCGCCCGCCATCTACAAGTCCTCCTGCTCCATTGATGTCACCTTCTTCCCCTTCGATCAGCAGAGCTGCAAGATGAAGTTCGGCTCATGGTCCTTCGATCGATCCAAGATTGATCTGGAGCCTTATGAGAACACTGTTGACTTCATG CACTACTGGGAGAGCGGAGAGTGGGCGATTGTGGATGCAGTGGCCAACTATAACACCAAGAAGTACGACTGCTGCCACGATATCTACCCTGACATCACTTTCTACTTCATCATCCGCCGCCTGCCACTTTTCTACACCATCAACCTCATCATTCCCTGCCTGCTCATCTCCTGCCTGACCGTCCTGGTCTTCTATCTCCCGTCTGACTGCGGCGAGAAGATCACTCTGTGCATCTCCGTGCTCCTGTCGCTGACCgtcttcctgctgctcatcacCGAGATCATCCCATCGACATCGCTGGTCATACCGCTGATCGGGGAGTACCTCCTCTTCACCATGATCTTCGTCACCTTGTCGATAGTCATCACAGTGTTCGTGCTCAACGTGCATCACAGGTCATCTGCTACTCATACCATGCCCCCTTGGGTTCAGAAGCTGTTCCTGCAGGAGATCCCACGTTGGCTGTGCATGAAGAGGCCGCATCACGGAGTCAGGGCTGCAAG GCGGCGCCGTCTGAATAAAAAGCTCTTTCAATTCCATTCTGCTGCTTCCTGCCACAGCCCTTCCATCTGGAACACAGAGGAGTCTCATGTTGAGCTCAACCGTTTCAACAGTGACCAAGTCTGCTCCTGCAGTTGCCACCGTCACAGCTCAGCACGAGATGAGGACACGCACATCAACGCCGACAACAGGGATGATCCACTGAGCTTTGGGACGACAGGACGGTCAAGGATTCCCCCTCATCAGGTCCTCAGTCACTTGAGCTTGAATAAGGAGCGCCCACCCCAGGAGGCAGGTTCCAGAAGGAGGCCCTCGGTGCTGGAGTTGCCCCGTGCCGTGGTGTCAGCACTTGAGGGAATGACCTACATCGCTGAACATTTGAGGGCAGAAGATTCAGACTCTTCG gTGAAGGAGGACTGGAAGTATGTAGCTATGGTTGTTGACCGGATCTTCCTATGGATGTTCATCATAGTGTGTCTGTTGGGCACCATCGGCCTTTTCCTGCCACCATGGCTCTCTGGAATGATGTGA